A part of Terriglobus roseus genomic DNA contains:
- a CDS encoding GNAT family N-acetyltransferase — MTADNRPSLLSVRPLTIEDAEAVVSLSTQLGYPSDAETMRGRIHQLAKSRDRIAFVAVFENAVVGWADASIERHLQSPEVVELGGLVVQEGHRGLGIGRRLCEAVEEWALQQQIPRVRVRSQIKRQDAHRFYLRDGYVHIKTSEVFEKRLD; from the coding sequence ATGACAGCGGATAACCGACCCTCACTGCTCAGTGTTCGCCCTCTCACCATCGAAGACGCCGAGGCGGTAGTCTCTCTCAGCACACAGCTCGGCTATCCCTCCGATGCAGAAACGATGCGCGGACGAATCCATCAACTCGCGAAGTCGCGCGACCGTATCGCCTTCGTTGCGGTCTTTGAAAACGCCGTTGTGGGATGGGCAGATGCCAGCATCGAACGTCATCTGCAGTCTCCAGAGGTCGTCGAACTGGGCGGACTGGTTGTGCAGGAAGGCCATCGCGGACTGGGTATTGGTCGGCGTTTGTGTGAAGCGGTTGAGGAGTGGGCTTTACAGCAGCAAATACCGCGAGTGCGCGTTCGTTCTCAAATCAAACGGCAGGACGCACATCGGTTCTATCTGCGCGACGGCTATGTACACATAAAGACCTCTGAGGTCTTTGAGAAAAGATTGGATTAA
- the yidD gene encoding membrane protein insertion efficiency factor YidD, whose protein sequence is MNIALAAIRVYRRLLSPMLHSTGISGCRYTPTCSEYAEVAIARFGPWRGTWLAMWRIARCHPFSKGGLDNVPLQ, encoded by the coding sequence ATGAACATCGCACTCGCAGCAATCCGCGTCTATCGCCGTCTGCTCTCGCCCATGCTGCACAGCACCGGCATCAGCGGCTGCCGTTACACGCCCACGTGCTCAGAGTATGCAGAGGTAGCCATAGCCCGCTTTGGCCCCTGGCGGGGCACATGGCTTGCCATGTGGCGTATCGCTCGATGCCATCCTTTCAGCAAGGGCGGACTGGACAACGTACCTCTGCAGTAG
- the rnpA gene encoding ribonuclease P protein component — protein sequence MNVSIPKPKISFAELRLRKHADYQRAYAASRKQHSREVTWFCAHRDAMPERRLHPSELLYGQPHSGPRIGLTVGKVMGKAHDRNRIKRRMRAAVAMHAALLADLPVDVILHPRRTVLLLEWDKLQREVANVFRAVRKQYATQTER from the coding sequence ATGAACGTTTCCATCCCCAAACCGAAGATCTCGTTCGCTGAGCTACGCCTGCGGAAACACGCGGATTATCAGCGTGCGTACGCAGCATCGCGGAAGCAGCACTCGCGCGAGGTTACGTGGTTCTGCGCCCATCGCGATGCCATGCCGGAACGACGCCTGCATCCCTCAGAACTTCTGTATGGTCAGCCGCACTCCGGTCCCCGCATCGGTCTCACCGTGGGCAAAGTCATGGGCAAGGCGCATGACCGCAATCGCATCAAACGCCGTATGCGCGCTGCAGTCGCGATGCACGCAGCCTTACTCGCCGACCTGCCGGTGGACGTGATCCTGCACCCGCGCCGCACCGTACTCCTGCTGGAGTGGGACAAGCTGCAGCGTGAGGTGGCCAACGTCTTCCGTGCCGTCCGCAAGCAGTACGCCACGCAGACAGAGCGATAA
- the rpmH gene encoding 50S ribosomal protein L34: protein MPKRTFQPNRRRRAKTHGFLTRMKTKAGQTVLSRRRAKGRHKIAVSAGFRD from the coding sequence ATGCCGAAGCGCACTTTTCAGCCGAACCGCCGCCGCCGCGCCAAGACGCACGGCTTCCTCACCCGCATGAAGACCAAGGCCGGTCAGACCGTCCTCAGCCGTCGTCGTGCCAAGGGCCGTCATAAGATCGCCGTCTCTGCCGGCTTCCGCGACTAG